A stretch of the Notolabrus celidotus isolate fNotCel1 chromosome 3, fNotCel1.pri, whole genome shotgun sequence genome encodes the following:
- the esrp2 gene encoding epithelial splicing regulatory protein 2 isoform X2, producing MASHSDTLVVFFGATAGANGGKLGSDEREIILLVWQIVDLHEKKVGELQRCLVKPDTLELTDICKEETGLTLDDIIKAEPLDKVLQQFQQSVSSELKSLGRSSYTLCVNNPLIIRQALHPEASKKNLVLPECFFSFADVRKEFHKCCPNAGPAQKLTLDSMMEYVGLPAVSEQMFGVREVNSMVQLILCILDEPHDHKFSSVETVKYKFDSGTCSKTEPVDSETVIRARGLPWQSSDQDIARFFKGLSIAKGGVALCLNAQGRRNGEALVRFINSEHRDLALERHKHHMGSRYIEVYKATGEEFLKIAGGTSNEVAQFLSKENQVIIRMRGLPFTATPQDVLSFLGQESPVTDGAEGLLFVKYPDGRPTGDAFVLFSCEEYAQNALKKHKQILGKRYIELFRSTAAEVQQVLNRYMSTPLISTLPSSPIVPVPVLATPQFLPAASSTRDCVRLRGLPYTAGIEDILEFMGEHTVDIKPHGVHMVLNQQGRPSGDAFIQMKSSEKAFMVAQKCHKKTMKDRYVEVFQCSTEEMSIVLMGGTLNRSGLSPPPCKLPCLSPPTAYAPFPTPPAILSEAALYQPPLLAAPRPTQTVPHNPAHALAYYPHQPHLYMNMNMNYTAYYPSPPVSPSTVSYFTAPPGAVAAVAAQPHHPAAAASSVLPQPGALVRMQGLPYNTGVKDILSFFQGYQLQPDAVLILYNFSGQCSGEALITFPSEEIARRAVAEHSNHSFYGQQVHLVLCN from the exons ATGGCTTCGCACAGTGATACTCTGGTGGTGTTCTTTGGGGCAACAGCTGGTGCAAATGGGGGTAAACTGGGTTCGGATGAGAGGGAAATAATTCTCTTGGTGTGGCAAATTGTGGATCTACATGAGAAAAAG GTGGGGGAGCTTCAGAGGTGTCTTGTCAAACCAGACACTTTGGAGCTGACAGATATATGTAAAGAGGAGACAGGGCTGACTCTGGACGACATCATCAAAGCTGAACCCCTGGACAAAGTTCTACAACAG TTCCAGCAGTCGGTGTCTTCAGAACTGAAAAGTCTCGGCAGAAGCTCTTACACACTTTGTGTCAACAACCCCCTCATCATCCGTCAGGCCCTCCACCCAGAAGCCTCCAAGAAG AATCTTGTCcttccagaatgtttcttttcatttgCGGACGTGAGGAAGGAGTTTCACAAATGCTGCCCCAACGCTGGCCCTGCGCAGAAACTCACACTCGACTCCATGATGGAGT ATGTGGGTCTTCCTGCTGTATCAGAGCAGATGTTTGGGGTGAGGGAGGTGAACAGCATGGTGCAGCTGATACTCTGCATCCTGGATGAGCCCCACG atcACAAGTTCTCCAGTGTTGAAACTGTGAAGTACAAGTTTGATTCCGGCACATG cAGTAAGACCGAGCCAGTGGACAGTGAGACGGTCATCAGAGCACGAGGGCTTCCATGGCAGTCATCAGACCAAGACATCGCTCGCTTCTTCAAAGGCCTCAGTATTGCGAA AGGTGGAGTGGCTCTATGTCTTAACGCTCAGGGCAGGAGGAACGGCGAGGCTCTGGTTCGATTCATCAACTCGGAGCACAGGGACCTGGCCCTGGAGCGCCACAAGCACCACATGGGCAGCCGCTACATCGAG GTGTACAAAGCCACAGGAGAGGAATTCCTCAAGATCGCTGGAG GTACATCTAATGAAGTGGCCCAGTTCCTGTCCAAAGAGAACCAGGTCATCATCCGTATGCGGGGGTTGCCCTTCACCGCCACACCCCAGGATGTGCTGTCTTTCCTCGGCCAAGAGAGCCCTGTTACAGACGGCGCAGAGGGTCTGCTGTTTGTCAAGTACCCTGATGGTCGGCCCACCGGTGATGCCTTTGTGCTTTTCTCCTGTGAAGAGTACGCCCAGAACGCCCTGAAGAAGCACAAGCAGATCCTCGGGAAGCGGTATATTGAGCTGTTTAGGAGCACTGCAGCTGAGGTGCAACAG GTGCTGAACCGCTACATGTCCACGCCTCTGATCTCCACGCTGCCCTCCTCACCCATCGTTCCCGTCCCTGTCCTCGCCACGCCTCAATTTCTTCCAGCTGCTAGCAGCACTAGAGACTGTGTCCGCCTCCGCGGTCTGCCGTACACCGCCGGCATCGAAGATATCCTGGAGTTCATGGGAGAACACACTGTAGACATTAAACCTCATGGAGTCCACATGGTCCTCAACCAACAG GGTCGGCCCTCAGGTGACGCTTTCATCCAAATGAAGTCCTCTGAGAAGGCATTTATGGTGGCCCAGAAGTGCCATAAAAAGACCATGAAGGACCGCTACGTGGAGGTGTTTCAGTGCTCCACAGAGGAGATGAGCATAGTGCTGATGGGAGGAACCCTGAACCGCAGCGGACTCTCCCCTCCGCCCTGCAAACTTCCAT GTCTGTCTCCTCCCACAGCCTACGCCCCCTTCCCTACCCCACCTGCCATTCTCTCTGAGGCCGCCCTCTACCAGCCCCCCCTGCTGGCTGCTCCCAGGCCTACTCAGACTGTACCACACAACCCAGCTCACGCTCTGGCCTACTACCCCCACCAACCACACCTGtacatgaacatgaacatgaactACACAGCTTATTACCCCAG CCCTCCAGTCTCTCCCTCCACAGTCAGCTACTTCACAGCTCCTCCAGGCGCAGTGGCAGCAGTCGCAGCCCAACCTCACCACCCTGCAGCCGCTGCTTCTTCCGTTCTGCCTCAGCCTGGGGCCCTGGTCAGGATGCAGGGTCTACCCTACAACACTGGAGTCAAGGACATTCTCAGCTTCTTTCAGGGATACCAG
- the esrp2 gene encoding epithelial splicing regulatory protein 2 isoform X1, translated as MASHSDTLVVFFGATAGANGGKLGSDEREIILLVWQIVDLHEKKVGELQRCLVKPDTLELTDICKEETGLTLDDIIKAEPLDKVLQQFQQSVSSELKSLGRSSYTLCVNNPLIIRQALHPEASKKNLVLPECFFSFADVRKEFHKCCPNAGPAQKLTLDSMMEYVGLPAVSEQMFGVREVNSMVQLILCILDEPHDHKFSSVETVKYKFDSGTCSKTEPVDSETVIRARGLPWQSSDQDIARFFKGLSIAKGGVALCLNAQGRRNGEALVRFINSEHRDLALERHKHHMGSRYIEVYKATGEEFLKIAGGTSNEVAQFLSKENQVIIRMRGLPFTATPQDVLSFLGQESPVTDGAEGLLFVKYPDGRPTGDAFVLFSCEEYAQNALKKHKQILGKRYIELFRSTAAEVQQVLNRYMSTPLISTLPSSPIVPVPVLATPQFLPAASSTRDCVRLRGLPYTAGIEDILEFMGEHTVDIKPHGVHMVLNQQGRPSGDAFIQMKSSEKAFMVAQKCHKKTMKDRYVEVFQCSTEEMSIVLMGGTLNRSGLSPPPCKLPCLSPPTAYAPFPTPPAILSEAALYQPPLLAAPRPTQTVPHNPAHALAYYPHQPHLYMNMNMNYTAYYPSPPVSPSTVSYFTAPPGAVAAVAAQPHHPAAAASSVLPQPGALVRMQGLPYNTGVKDILSFFQGYQYTPEEYNGLVQMSDQARSLIQPKEWLCL; from the exons ATGGCTTCGCACAGTGATACTCTGGTGGTGTTCTTTGGGGCAACAGCTGGTGCAAATGGGGGTAAACTGGGTTCGGATGAGAGGGAAATAATTCTCTTGGTGTGGCAAATTGTGGATCTACATGAGAAAAAG GTGGGGGAGCTTCAGAGGTGTCTTGTCAAACCAGACACTTTGGAGCTGACAGATATATGTAAAGAGGAGACAGGGCTGACTCTGGACGACATCATCAAAGCTGAACCCCTGGACAAAGTTCTACAACAG TTCCAGCAGTCGGTGTCTTCAGAACTGAAAAGTCTCGGCAGAAGCTCTTACACACTTTGTGTCAACAACCCCCTCATCATCCGTCAGGCCCTCCACCCAGAAGCCTCCAAGAAG AATCTTGTCcttccagaatgtttcttttcatttgCGGACGTGAGGAAGGAGTTTCACAAATGCTGCCCCAACGCTGGCCCTGCGCAGAAACTCACACTCGACTCCATGATGGAGT ATGTGGGTCTTCCTGCTGTATCAGAGCAGATGTTTGGGGTGAGGGAGGTGAACAGCATGGTGCAGCTGATACTCTGCATCCTGGATGAGCCCCACG atcACAAGTTCTCCAGTGTTGAAACTGTGAAGTACAAGTTTGATTCCGGCACATG cAGTAAGACCGAGCCAGTGGACAGTGAGACGGTCATCAGAGCACGAGGGCTTCCATGGCAGTCATCAGACCAAGACATCGCTCGCTTCTTCAAAGGCCTCAGTATTGCGAA AGGTGGAGTGGCTCTATGTCTTAACGCTCAGGGCAGGAGGAACGGCGAGGCTCTGGTTCGATTCATCAACTCGGAGCACAGGGACCTGGCCCTGGAGCGCCACAAGCACCACATGGGCAGCCGCTACATCGAG GTGTACAAAGCCACAGGAGAGGAATTCCTCAAGATCGCTGGAG GTACATCTAATGAAGTGGCCCAGTTCCTGTCCAAAGAGAACCAGGTCATCATCCGTATGCGGGGGTTGCCCTTCACCGCCACACCCCAGGATGTGCTGTCTTTCCTCGGCCAAGAGAGCCCTGTTACAGACGGCGCAGAGGGTCTGCTGTTTGTCAAGTACCCTGATGGTCGGCCCACCGGTGATGCCTTTGTGCTTTTCTCCTGTGAAGAGTACGCCCAGAACGCCCTGAAGAAGCACAAGCAGATCCTCGGGAAGCGGTATATTGAGCTGTTTAGGAGCACTGCAGCTGAGGTGCAACAG GTGCTGAACCGCTACATGTCCACGCCTCTGATCTCCACGCTGCCCTCCTCACCCATCGTTCCCGTCCCTGTCCTCGCCACGCCTCAATTTCTTCCAGCTGCTAGCAGCACTAGAGACTGTGTCCGCCTCCGCGGTCTGCCGTACACCGCCGGCATCGAAGATATCCTGGAGTTCATGGGAGAACACACTGTAGACATTAAACCTCATGGAGTCCACATGGTCCTCAACCAACAG GGTCGGCCCTCAGGTGACGCTTTCATCCAAATGAAGTCCTCTGAGAAGGCATTTATGGTGGCCCAGAAGTGCCATAAAAAGACCATGAAGGACCGCTACGTGGAGGTGTTTCAGTGCTCCACAGAGGAGATGAGCATAGTGCTGATGGGAGGAACCCTGAACCGCAGCGGACTCTCCCCTCCGCCCTGCAAACTTCCAT GTCTGTCTCCTCCCACAGCCTACGCCCCCTTCCCTACCCCACCTGCCATTCTCTCTGAGGCCGCCCTCTACCAGCCCCCCCTGCTGGCTGCTCCCAGGCCTACTCAGACTGTACCACACAACCCAGCTCACGCTCTGGCCTACTACCCCCACCAACCACACCTGtacatgaacatgaacatgaactACACAGCTTATTACCCCAG CCCTCCAGTCTCTCCCTCCACAGTCAGCTACTTCACAGCTCCTCCAGGCGCAGTGGCAGCAGTCGCAGCCCAACCTCACCACCCTGCAGCCGCTGCTTCTTCCGTTCTGCCTCAGCCTGGGGCCCTGGTCAGGATGCAGGGTCTACCCTACAACACTGGAGTCAAGGACATTCTCAGCTTCTTTCAGGGATACCAG TACACCCCTGAGGAGTACAACGGCTTGGTTCAGATGAGCGATCAGGCCAGGAGTCTGATTCAGCCCAAAGAATGGCTCTGTCTTTAG
- the LOC117810724 gene encoding leukotriene B4 receptor 1-like produces MNLSYKLSSSEKMVTDGFEGGTVVACVILGLSFLVGTPGNLLVIWTILRQIMQRSHTVVLMLHLAVADLLVLITLPLWIYSLVYSWVLGEALCKTLVYIVSVCMFSSIFFITLLSIERFLAICHPFLMMRWKTKSAMNRCLIFLWILALLLGAISLLTHPMDASDGTEQCFIKEFSSSTQAIILLSLETILGFVVPFITLSVCYCLVVAQLRKMRFNSKQKSMRLVHSVVIAFILCWLPHHVINLIDLYCILRPDTEHDCVAQGVVFTSGALVFISSSVNPVLYAFFARNLQGSFEESRLVRLFQEMASHTQRLMELVVQHQTGQRAANTQIELMSAPV; encoded by the coding sequence ATGAACCTCTCCTACAAGCTGTCTTCTTCGGAGAAAATGGTCACtgatggatttgaaggtgggaCAGTGGTGGCTTGTGTGATCCTGGGCCTGTCGTTTTTGGTAGGAACTCCTGGGAACCTGCTAGTGATCTGGACCATCTTGAGACAGATCATGCAGAGATCCCACACAGTTGTGctcatgctgcatttagctgttGCTGACCTGCTGGTCCTCATCACCTTGCCTCTGTGGATCTACTCTCTAGTTTACTCGTGGGTGTTGGGTGAGGCTCTCTGCAAGACTTTGGTTTacattgtgagtgtgtgtatgttcagCAGCATCTTCTTCATCACTCTGTTGAGCATAGAGCGCTTCTTGGCCATCTGTCATCCGTTTCTGATGATGCGCTGGAAGACCAAGAGTGCTATGAACAGATGTCTGATATTTTTGTGGATCCTCGCTTTGCTTCTCGGAGCGATTTCTTTACTGACCCACCCTATGGATGCCAGTGATGGAACTGAGCAGTGTTTCATCAAAGAATTCAGCTCTAGCACTCAAGCAATCATCTTGTTATCTCTGGAGACCATTCTGGGCTTTGTAGTCCCTTTTATCACTTTAAGTGTCtgttactgtcttgttgtggcCCAGCTAAGGAAAATGAGGTTCAACTCCAAACAGAAATCCATGCGACTTGTGCACAGTGTGGTGATAGCCTTTATTCTGTGCTGGTTACCTCACCATGTCATCAATTTAATTGATCTGTACTGCATCCTAAGACCAGACACAGAGCATGATTGTGTAGCACAGGGTGTTGTCTTCACCTCAGGGGCACTTGTTTTCATCAGCAGCTCAGTGAACCCTGTGTTGTATGCCTTCTTCGCCAGAAACTTACAAGGAAGTTTCGAGGAGTCTCGTCTTGTCCGGCTGTTTCAGGAAATGGCCAGTCACACACAAAGGCTGATGGAGCTGGTAGTACAACATCAGACAGGCCAGAGGGCAGCAAATACACAGATAGAGCTAATGTCCGCGCCTGtgtaa
- the gnpnat1 gene encoding glucosamine 6-phosphate N-acetyltransferase, which yields MLLDETPLFEPSLLQELDWSSNTVSFSPPLSPSSPGEGLVLRPLCMADYNRGFFKVLSQLTQTGEVTPEQFTKKFEHMKATGDYYVVVVEDKILGQIVATATLITEHKFIHSCAKRGRVEEVVVSDVCRGKQLGKLLVSTLTLLSEKLNCYKITLECAPRNVAFYQKFAYTASDETYMQCRFHE from the exons ATGCTGCTGGACGAGACTCCTCTTTTTGAGCCCTCCCTGCTTCAGGAGCTGGACTGGAGTAGTAAcactgtctccttttctcccccGCTCTCCCCGTCCAGCCCAGGGGAAGGCCTGGTGCTCCGGCCACTCTGTATGGCAGACTATAACCGGG ggttcTTTAAAGTTTTATCTCAACTCACTCAGACAGGTGAAGTTACACCTGAGCAGTTCACAA AAAAGTTTGAGCATATGAAGGCGACGGGAGACTACTACGTAGTTGTTGTGGAGGATAAAATTCTGGGACAGATTGTTGCCACCGCAACATTGATCACAGAACACAAATTCATCCACTCCTGTGCTAAG AGGGGCCGAGTGGAGGAGGTCGTAGTTAGCGACGTGTGCAGGGGGAAACAGCTGGGCAAACT GTTAGTCTCAACCCTCACTCTCCTCAGCGAAAAACTGAACTGTTATAAAATCACACTGGAATGCGCACCCAGAAATGTAGCCTTCTACCAAAAGTTTGCCTACACTGCTTCAGATGAGACTTACATGCAGTGTCGATTCCACGAATGA
- the LOC117810383 gene encoding E3 ubiquitin-protein ligase AMFR-like has translation MPLLFLERFPWPSLQTYTALSVALLAGSIFSAYTTVTDPGFGALETDEIPAPDVDLENLNNDISNTELATTVLWYLVTDSLFVWVLVNTFCCSLMLIAKMIQYVVFGPLRVSEKQHLKDKFWNFIFYKFIFIFGVLNVQTVEEVVMWCLWFSALVFLHLMVQLCKDRFEYLSFSPSTPMNSHVRVLCLLVSLLLDCCGLAVVCGLLGASHGMHTLSFMGAECLLVTVRTGHVIMRYSIHLWDLNHPGTWESKGTYVYYTDFIMELAMLFLDLMHHIHMLLFGNIWLSMASLVIFMQLRYLFHEVQRRVRRHKNYLRVINNMEARFAVATAEELAANDDDCAICWDTMLTARKLPCGHLFHNSCLRSWLEQDTSCPTCRKSLNINGDGGQARGQEQGGEDNIGAVGAAADARPHINQHNHFFHFDGSRIASWLPSFSVEVMHTTNILGIAQANNSQLMAMAHQIQEMFPQVPSYLVMQDLQLTRSVEVTTDNILEGRIQVPFPTQAIERAPLQVNPASDEQPGTSGVDEQGLSEVDNMEVRGGRFSKSAEERQKMLKQRKEEMIQQARRKYLNKSPEDMDEDLPGLEEDIIPELDLTVLRRRTMAAAAERRMQSQHDPAP, from the exons ATGCCTCTGCTGTTTTTGGAGAGGTTTCCTTGGCCCAGCCTGCAGACCTACACAGCATTGAGTGTGGCTTTGCTTGCTGGCAGCATCTTCAGTGCCTACACCACGGTGACAGACCCGGGGTTTGGGGCCCTGGAAACCGATGAAATTCCAGCCCCTGATGTAGATCTCGAAAATCTGAACAATGACATTTCTAACACAGAATTGGCAACCACTGTCTTGTGGTATCTTGTCACTGACAGTCTCTTTGTATGG GTCTTAGTCAACACTTTCTGTTGCTCTCTGATGCTTATAGCTAAAATGATTCAGTATGTGGTGTTTGGTCCACTGAGAGTCAGTGAGAAGCAG CATCTAAAGGATAAGTTTTGGAACTTCATTTTCTACaagtttattttcatctttGGAGTATTGAATGTGCAGACAGTGGAGGAGGTAGTGATGTGGTGTTTGTGGTTCTCCGCCCTGGTTTTTCTCCACCTTATGGTGCAGCTCTGCAAGGACCGATTTGAATAT CTGTCTTTCTCACCCTCCACTCCCATGAACAGCCATGTGCGAGTGCTTTGTCTGCTGGTCTCCCTGCTCCTGGACTGCTGCGGCCTGGCTGTGGTCTGTGGTCTTCTTGGAGCTTCCCATGGCATGCACACGCTCTCTTTTATGGGAGCAGAG tgtctgCTGGTGACAGTACGCACCGGGCATGTCATTATGCG TTACTCCATACATCTCTGGGATCTGAACCATCCAGGGACCTGGGAGAGCAAGGGAACATATGTATACTACACCGACTTTATCATGGAGCTGGCTATGCTCTTCCTGGACCTCATGCACCACATCCATATGCTG CTTTTTGGCAACATCTGGCTATCCATGGCAAGCTTGGTCATCTTCATGCAGCTGCGGTATCTCTTCCATGAGGTTCAGCGCCGTGTACGGCGTCACAAGAACTACCTTCGTGTCATCAACAACATGGAGGCCAG atttGCTGTTGCTACGGCAGAAGAGCTGGCAGCTAATGACGATGACTGTGCTATCTGCTGGGATACCATGTTGACAGCTCGCAAATTACCCTGTGGCCATCTTTTCCACAA CTCGTGTTTACGCTCATGGCTGGAGCAGGACACATCATGTCCAACATGTAGGAAATCACTGAACATCAATGGGGATGGGGGCCAGGCGAGAGGCCAGGAGCAAGGCGGGGAAGACAACATTGGCGCTGTAGGAGCTGCCGCAGATGCCAGGCCTCATATCAACCAACACAATCACTTCTTCCACTTTGATG GGTCCCGCATTGCTAGCTGGCTGCCCAGTTTCTCCGTGGAAGTGATGCACACCACCAACATCTTAGGCATCGCACAGGCCAACAACTCCCAGCTCATGGCCATG GCCCATCAGATCCAGGAGATGTTCCCTCAGGTTCCCTCCTACCTGGTAATGCAGGACCTGCAGCTGACCCGCTCAGTTGAGGTCACCACTGACAACATCCTGGAGGGACGCATTCAGGTGCCTTTCCCCACACAG GCCATAGAGCGTGCACCCCTACAGGTAAACCCTGCATCAGATGAGCAGCCAGGGACAAGTGGAGTAGACGAGCAGGGACTCAGTGAGGTGGACAACATGGAGGTCAGAGGAGGGCGCTTCTCAAAGTCAGCTGAGGAGAGGCAAAAGATGttaaagcagagaaaagaagagatgatCCAGCAAGCACGCAG GAAATATCTGAACAAGAGTCCAGAGGACATGGATGAGGATTTGCCCGGACTGGAGGAGGACATTATTCCTGAGTTGGACTTGACTGTGCTGAGACGTAGAACCatggcagcagctgcagagagacgcATGCAGAGTCAACATGACCCAGCACCCTGA
- the si:dkey-148a17.6 gene encoding leukotriene B4 receptor 1 has translation MNLSYKPSSSEEMAPEEFDGGTAVACVILGLSFLVGAPGNLLVIWTILRHVKKRSHTVVLILHLAAADLLVLITLPLWIYSLAHSWVFGEPLCKAMVFMINACMYSSVFLITLMSVERFLAVRYPFASAGWKRKKALNKVLLALWTAAFLFSIPVIPTQGIGEDSGEEHCLYRFYSSQAQELVCVLLETLVGYILPFAILVVCYGCLFSRITQMTFKSKRKSTVLIASVVVVFAVCWTPHHIGNILSLVILAMGDSDAAINLEGARNTMAFIAGAMVFISSTTNPILYMFAARSFRTSLRDTGIQKLFRHISSTSPGEGNRELSFVSRRHSNQTQSSQCMPTSKDQMDILVKMCENNPS, from the coding sequence atGAACCTCTCCTACAAGCCGTCTTCTTCAGAGGAAATGGCTCCTGAGGAGTTTGACGGTGGGACAGCAGTGGCTTGTGTGATCCTTGGCCTGTCGTTTTTGGTAGGAGCTCCGGGGAACCTGCTGGTGATCTGGACTATTCTGAGACATGTAAAGAAGCGTTCCCACACAGTTGTACTCATCCTGCATTTAGCTGCTGCTGACTTGCTGGTCCTCATCACCCTGCCTCTGTGGATCTACTCTCTGGCCCACTCCTGGGTGTTTGGAGAACCCTTGTGTAAAGCTATGGTGTTCATGATCAATGCATGTATGTATAGCAGTGTTTTTCTCATCACCCTCATGAGTGTGGAACGCTTTTTGGCTGTGCGTTATCCTTTCGCCTCAGCTGGCTGGAAGAGGAAAAAAGCTTTGAATAAGGTCCTGCTAGCTCTGTGGACAGCAGCGTTCTTGTTCAGCATACCTGTCATCCCCACTCAGGGGATAGGAGAGGATTCCGGTGAGGAGCACTGTCTGTATCGGTTTTACAGCTCTCAGGCCCAGGAGctggtgtgtgtgctgctggagACACTGGTAGGCTACATTTTACCCTTCGCCATCCTGGTGGTCTGCTATGGCTGCCTGTTCAGCAGGATCACCCAGATGACCTTCAAGTCCAAGCGTAAGTCCACTGTCCTGATTGCCAGCGTGGTGGTGGTGTTTGCCGTCTGTTGGACACCTCATCACATAGGAAACATCCTCTCACTCGTCATCCTGGCCATGGGGGACTCTGATGCAGCAATTAATCTGGAGGGTGCCAGGAACACCATGGCCTTCATTGCAGGAGCCATGGTCTTCATCAGCAGCACCACAAACCCCATCCTCTACATGTTTGCAGCCCGCTCCTTCAGGACTTCCCTACGTGACACGGGCATCCAGAAGCTCTTCCGCCACATCTCCAGCACATCCCCAGGTGAGGGCAACAGAGAGTTGTCCTTTGTGTCCAGGAGGCACAGCAACCAGACCCAAAGCTCGCAGTGTATGCCTACTTCAAAGGACCAAATGGACATTTTAgtaaaaatgtgtgaaaataatCCATCCTGA